The following coding sequences lie in one Syntrophorhabdaceae bacterium genomic window:
- a CDS encoding FAD-binding protein yields the protein MSATVHDEYRYVAVVIDFSKYMHRTLELDPARRVARVHPGTVLDHLRRELEEHHLAFGPDPSPHSHNTLGGMIGNNSCGIHSAMAGETEVKGSYEVRL from the coding sequence ATGTCCGCCACAGTGCATGACGAATACCGATACGTGGCGGTGGTGATTGACTTCTCCAAATATATGCACCGCACCCTTGAGCTCGATCCGGCTCGTAGAGTCGCGAGGGTACACCCGGGGACTGTGCTCGATCACCTCAGGAGGGAGTTAGAAGAGCATCACCTCGCCTTCGGCCCCGACCCCTCTCCCCATTCCCACAATACCCTCGGGGGCATGATCGGAAATAACTCCTGCGGCATCCATTCGGCCATGGCAGGGGAGACGGAGGTCAAAGGATCTTATGAGGTGAGGCTATGA
- a CDS encoding SDR family oxidoreductase has protein sequence MKRDVVLITGASAGVGRATAREFARQGAYIGLVARGLEGLEAAKREVDALGGRGLIIPTDVSDPEQVESAAQLVESAFGPIDVWVNNAMETVMSPFLEMTVDEFRRVTEVTYLGYVNGTRTALKSMLPRDKGVIIQVGSSLAYRAIPFQSAYSGAKHAIRGFTDALRSELIHKKSRVRLTMVQLPAVNTPQFSWCKSRLPRKPRPVPPIYQPEVPARAIVWLARHPRRELFVGMSTVIAIWGNKVFPALGDWVLGKRGWQAQQYNGPADPDRPHYLWLPLPGDHGAHGEFDERSRSQSLELRMATHRGWTVFFAAAASAFALLSMCRKRRG, from the coding sequence ATGAAACGGGACGTGGTACTGATTACAGGGGCTTCGGCCGGGGTGGGACGGGCGACTGCCCGTGAATTCGCCCGGCAGGGGGCATATATCGGTCTTGTTGCGCGCGGGCTCGAAGGGCTTGAGGCGGCAAAAAGGGAGGTTGATGCTCTGGGAGGCCGGGGTCTGATAATCCCGACCGACGTATCCGACCCGGAGCAGGTCGAATCGGCGGCACAACTCGTGGAGAGTGCCTTCGGTCCGATAGACGTATGGGTGAATAATGCGATGGAGACGGTTATGTCTCCCTTCCTGGAAATGACCGTTGACGAGTTCAGGCGCGTGACGGAGGTGACCTATCTCGGCTACGTCAACGGCACGCGGACCGCATTGAAAAGCATGCTCCCGCGCGATAAGGGCGTCATAATCCAGGTAGGTTCCTCCCTGGCATACCGGGCAATACCCTTTCAATCGGCATATTCGGGGGCAAAGCATGCGATCCGGGGATTCACCGACGCGCTCCGTTCGGAGCTGATCCACAAGAAAAGCCGGGTCCGCCTCACTATGGTGCAGCTGCCGGCGGTCAATACACCCCAATTTTCATGGTGTAAGTCCCGCCTGCCCCGCAAGCCGCGGCCCGTACCGCCGATTTATCAACCCGAAGTGCCGGCCCGCGCGATTGTGTGGCTCGCACGGCACCCGCGGAGGGAGCTTTTCGTCGGAATGAGCACGGTGATCGCTATTTGGGGCAATAAAGTTTTTCCGGCCCTGGGGGATTGGGTCCTCGGTAAGAGGGGATGGCAGGCGCAACAGTATAACGGTCCTGCGGACCCCGATCGGCCCCATTATTTGTGGCTTCCCCTCCCGGGTGATCACGGGGCACACGGCGAATTCGACGAGCGCTCCCGCTCGCAGAGCCTCGAGCTCCGGATGGCGACCCATAGGGGCTGGACCGTTTTTTTCGCGGCCGCTGCCTCGGCATTCGCCCTTCTCTCCATGTGCAGGAAGAGAAGAGGTTAA
- a CDS encoding DUF748 domain-containing protein, whose amino-acid sequence MEKEQLSAPGEKSSLRMKWWMWVIIGAGGLILVAAIVSQVSIKSLSRHIEHQMNSRLKGYTVRVGRVYFKPLPLSVGLSNVALVQNANPDPPMADVKWIYGSIHWRALLAGHLVGDILIDTPKLHLNLAHIREEEKSKVPLRQKGWQESIQAVLPIRINIITIRNGEVTYIDEGPAKPLQVREIFLKASNIRNISVPDKTYPSGIKMEARVFEKGALKLDGRANFLQEPYPGVKATVELAGIELADLTPVLKKANILIKKGTLSGKGAVEYAPDITEINLESVELKGPAIDYVTLPQTTEAEKERARAAARKAKEASTESSAKIRVGLLTISQGAFGFVNKSESPPFRLFIDNTNATMKNFSNRFAEGPSNLDLTGKFMGTGSTRITGTFRPEKKSPDFNVNVVIENTEMPAMSDLFRAYGDFDIKSGLFSFYSEVGVKDNMVKGYVKPLFKEMKIENRQEKGVIHKAYVGAVKGLSKLLRNEPRKEIATQTDISGPLEGPRPDTWQALVNLVRNAFIKAILPGFQREVGRPSSS is encoded by the coding sequence ATGGAAAAAGAACAACTGAGTGCTCCAGGAGAAAAATCCTCCCTTAGAATGAAATGGTGGATGTGGGTTATCATCGGGGCCGGAGGGCTGATCCTGGTCGCGGCGATTGTCTCGCAGGTGAGTATCAAGAGTCTCAGCCGCCATATCGAGCACCAGATGAATAGCAGGCTCAAGGGCTATACCGTCCGCGTGGGACGGGTCTATTTCAAACCCCTGCCCCTCTCAGTGGGATTGAGCAACGTGGCGCTCGTGCAGAACGCAAATCCCGACCCCCCGATGGCCGATGTGAAATGGATCTACGGGAGCATCCATTGGAGAGCTCTCCTGGCGGGACATCTTGTCGGAGATATCCTGATCGATACCCCAAAGTTACATCTGAACCTCGCCCATATCCGTGAAGAAGAGAAGAGCAAGGTCCCTCTCAGGCAAAAGGGTTGGCAGGAGTCGATCCAGGCCGTATTGCCGATCAGGATCAATATAATCACCATCAGGAATGGAGAAGTGACCTACATCGACGAAGGCCCCGCCAAACCGTTGCAGGTGAGGGAAATCTTTTTGAAGGCTTCCAACATCCGCAATATATCCGTTCCCGATAAAACATATCCTTCCGGAATAAAAATGGAGGCGCGCGTATTCGAGAAAGGGGCACTCAAGCTCGATGGCCGCGCCAATTTCCTGCAGGAGCCTTACCCCGGAGTGAAAGCGACGGTGGAGCTTGCCGGGATCGAATTGGCAGATCTCACGCCTGTTCTGAAGAAGGCGAACATTCTCATCAAGAAAGGAACACTTTCCGGAAAAGGGGCCGTGGAATACGCACCGGATATTACGGAGATCAACCTTGAGAGCGTCGAGTTGAAGGGCCCGGCCATCGATTACGTGACCCTTCCGCAGACGACCGAAGCGGAGAAGGAAAGGGCCCGGGCAGCCGCGCGTAAAGCGAAGGAGGCAAGCACCGAATCTTCGGCAAAGATACGTGTGGGCCTTCTCACCATCAGCCAGGGGGCCTTCGGTTTCGTGAATAAGTCGGAAAGCCCCCCCTTCCGGCTTTTTATCGACAATACAAATGCCACGATGAAGAATTTCAGTAACAGGTTTGCGGAGGGGCCGTCCAACCTCGACCTCACCGGGAAATTTATGGGTACGGGGAGTACCCGGATAACCGGTACATTCAGGCCGGAGAAGAAAAGCCCTGATTTTAACGTGAACGTCGTGATCGAGAACACCGAGATGCCCGCCATGAGCGACCTTTTTCGCGCTTACGGCGACTTTGATATCAAATCGGGGTTATTTTCCTTCTATTCGGAAGTAGGAGTGAAAGACAACATGGTCAAGGGTTATGTGAAGCCCCTCTTCAAGGAGATGAAGATAGAAAACCGGCAGGAGAAGGGCGTGATCCACAAGGCCTATGTGGGGGCAGTGAAAGGCCTCTCGAAACTGCTCCGGAACGAGCCCCGTAAGGAAATAGCGACCCAGACGGACATCTCGGGGCCCCTTGAGGGGCCCCGCCCCGATACCTGGCAAGCGCTCGTTAACCTCGTACGAAACGCCTTTATAAAGGCGATTCTTCCAGGTTTTCAGAGAGAAGTGGGACGGCCGTCGAGCAGTTGA
- the nrfD gene encoding NrfD/PsrC family molybdoenzyme membrane anchor subunit: MYLDNGQVLLREPEKGLLKNPDPGPRGKVKSRPLPAYKGETYYGMPAVKSSHYGLRAGAGFFTEGIGSAAQYIATVADLFGGEGDRPMVRTGRHMASAGALMALLIFVLDLHTRSRWYNMLRLFRPTSVMSIGVWSLTKFGLLSALTSVAQLMEDFGLPRAGRIMGRIVQVPASLAGTVVSSYVGTELEETSTPFWSAGFPRMSSLVASANATAALSIMEGVRTLAGKRSEGLGRLSILTGAFALMMLQKVWESRPRARQEEQGTAVPRGSGLGIASAIFFTGKLLPLIFGRRALPMTAMSLISGVALGALVPAMLLRAGNRSGNDPVAYFIHIQTEEEDKGRKMPAHPSEYANRPEAAKKLPFIVRWGLAVVILGVAGIMAKGGPHE, from the coding sequence ATGTATCTGGATAATGGGCAGGTTCTTCTTCGCGAGCCGGAAAAGGGGCTCCTGAAAAACCCGGATCCCGGACCTCGGGGGAAAGTAAAAAGCAGGCCCCTGCCCGCATACAAGGGTGAAACATATTACGGTATGCCTGCGGTAAAATCGAGCCATTATGGATTGCGTGCGGGCGCCGGTTTTTTTACGGAGGGTATCGGAAGCGCCGCTCAATATATCGCCACCGTGGCGGACTTATTCGGGGGCGAAGGGGACCGGCCCATGGTGCGGACCGGGCGGCATATGGCCTCCGCCGGGGCCCTCATGGCTCTGCTCATTTTCGTCCTCGACCTCCATACCCGCTCCCGATGGTATAATATGCTGCGCCTCTTCCGTCCCACCTCGGTCATGTCCATCGGAGTGTGGTCCCTGACGAAGTTCGGGCTATTGTCCGCCCTGACTTCAGTTGCACAGCTTATGGAAGATTTTGGTCTCCCTCGGGCGGGACGCATCATGGGACGAATTGTTCAGGTACCCGCGTCTTTGGCAGGCACGGTCGTTTCGTCTTATGTGGGGACAGAGCTCGAAGAGACGAGCACCCCCTTCTGGTCTGCCGGTTTCCCGCGCATGTCCTCCCTTGTCGCTTCGGCAAATGCAACAGCCGCCCTTTCGATTATGGAAGGGGTACGGACTCTTGCCGGGAAGAGATCGGAGGGCTTAGGGCGGCTTTCAATACTGACGGGCGCCTTTGCCCTGATGATGCTCCAAAAGGTATGGGAAAGCAGGCCCCGTGCCCGGCAGGAAGAGCAAGGCACTGCAGTCCCCCGTGGCAGCGGCTTGGGAATTGCCTCCGCGATCTTTTTCACGGGAAAGCTCCTGCCCCTGATCTTCGGCAGACGGGCCTTGCCCATGACCGCCATGAGCCTGATATCCGGCGTCGCACTGGGTGCACTGGTGCCGGCGATGCTTCTCCGCGCAGGGAATCGGTCCGGAAACGATCCGGTAGCCTACTTTATTCATATCCAGACGGAGGAAGAGGACAAAGGGCGTAAAATGCCCGCCCATCCGTCGGAGTACGCCAACCGACCCGAGGCCGCAAAAAAACTTCCTTTTATCGTGAGATGGGGGCTCGCGGTCGTTATCCTGGGGGTTGCCGGGATAATGGCAAAAGGGGGACCCCATGAATAA
- a CDS encoding 4Fe-4S dicluster domain-containing protein — protein sequence MTKPVYPDAVPARAVSYEKGLSGMIPDEAEVTAGVRVVPGRTYGFFVDTSLCIGCKACEVACKEWNGLPADNIGLRGTSFDNTGSLSAGTWRHVRFIEKMSDNGGSRPTMLAPFQSNWLMMSDVCKHCRRAACLEACPTGALFRTEYGSVVVQQDICNGCGYCVPSCPFGVIELNMHDGKAHKCTLCYDRLKAGLEPACAKTCPTNSIQFGEVGELIDRAHGRLERLHALGRDDAYLYGVPGAPGATGGIKGLHAFFLLLDSPEVYNLPRSPRLPSRRIAHSIFRGLATVAGIIVCTAMTIRASANERE from the coding sequence ATGACAAAACCCGTGTATCCCGATGCCGTTCCTGCGCGAGCGGTCTCCTACGAAAAAGGCCTCAGCGGGATGATCCCGGATGAAGCGGAAGTCACCGCCGGGGTGCGCGTGGTGCCGGGCCGGACATATGGGTTTTTTGTGGATACCAGCCTCTGCATCGGCTGCAAGGCATGCGAGGTGGCTTGCAAGGAATGGAACGGGCTGCCCGCCGACAACATCGGCCTCCGGGGGACCAGCTTTGACAATACTGGGAGTCTGTCGGCCGGCACCTGGCGTCATGTGCGGTTTATCGAAAAGATGTCCGATAACGGCGGATCGCGGCCTACCATGCTTGCCCCCTTCCAGAGCAACTGGCTCATGATGAGCGATGTCTGCAAGCACTGCCGTCGGGCCGCGTGCCTCGAGGCATGTCCCACAGGCGCCCTTTTCCGCACGGAGTACGGCTCGGTGGTAGTCCAGCAGGACATCTGCAACGGGTGCGGTTACTGCGTCCCGTCCTGCCCTTTCGGAGTAATAGAGCTTAATATGCATGACGGGAAGGCCCATAAGTGTACCCTCTGCTATGACAGGCTTAAGGCGGGCCTGGAGCCTGCGTGCGCGAAGACGTGCCCCACCAATTCGATACAGTTCGGAGAAGTGGGTGAGCTTATCGACCGCGCCCATGGCCGGCTCGAACGGCTGCACGCACTCGGTAGGGATGATGCATACCTGTATGGAGTACCCGGTGCACCCGGCGCGACGGGAGGCATCAAGGGTCTCCATGCCTTTTTTCTCCTCCTCGACAGTCCCGAGGTCTACAATCTGCCGCGGTCCCCGAGGCTGCCGTCCCGCCGCATCGCCCACAGCATTTTCCGGGGTCTCGCTACGGTCGCCGGCATAATAGTATGTACTGCGATGACTATACGCGCTTCTGCGAATGAGAGGGAGTGA